One genomic region from Ornithinicoccus hortensis encodes:
- a CDS encoding ammonium transporter encodes MELTAGDVWVMVSAALVLLMTPGLAFFYGGMARAKAALNMMMMSFVSIGLVGVVWVLWAYSMSGGEGILGGLSGDPTAFFGLSNLVGTTDLIGVGFGATFAIITVALISGAVADRTKFSAWMVFVPIWVTLVYAPLAYMVWGGGLLGEEGWVGRTFGVAMDFAGGTVVHINAGLAALVLVYVIGRRNGWAPGFHKPHNVPFVMLGAALLWFGWFGFNGGAAGSSEELGLIWVNTLVAPAAAMIAWNVTEAVRDGKPTAVGAASGVVAGLVAITPACANLSPVGSLVLGIVAGVGSCLAIGLKYRFGYDDALDVVGVHLVAGLIGTVALGFLALPVDGAGGGLFYGGGADQLVAQVAATVVTLVFTGVLTLVIALAISKTIGFRVSAEDEARGVDLSEHREVAYVFTDDAPVEQDYLAGVARDVGAEEGKPVSV; translated from the coding sequence ATGGAGCTGACTGCAGGCGACGTCTGGGTGATGGTGTCGGCGGCGCTCGTGCTGCTGATGACGCCCGGGCTCGCGTTCTTCTACGGCGGCATGGCCCGGGCCAAGGCCGCCCTCAACATGATGATGATGAGCTTCGTGTCCATCGGCCTGGTGGGCGTGGTGTGGGTCCTGTGGGCCTACTCGATGAGCGGCGGGGAGGGGATCCTGGGCGGCCTGTCCGGCGACCCGACCGCGTTCTTCGGCCTGAGCAACCTGGTGGGCACGACCGACCTGATCGGCGTCGGGTTCGGCGCGACCTTCGCCATCATCACGGTGGCCCTCATCTCCGGGGCGGTCGCCGACCGCACCAAGTTCAGCGCCTGGATGGTCTTCGTGCCGATCTGGGTGACACTGGTCTACGCGCCGCTGGCCTACATGGTCTGGGGCGGCGGCCTGCTCGGCGAGGAAGGCTGGGTCGGGCGCACCTTCGGGGTGGCCATGGACTTCGCCGGCGGCACCGTGGTCCACATCAACGCCGGTCTGGCCGCGCTGGTCCTGGTCTACGTGATCGGTCGCCGCAACGGCTGGGCGCCCGGCTTCCACAAGCCGCACAACGTGCCCTTCGTGATGCTGGGTGCGGCGCTGCTGTGGTTCGGCTGGTTCGGGTTCAACGGGGGCGCCGCCGGCAGCTCCGAGGAGCTCGGCCTGATCTGGGTCAACACGCTGGTCGCCCCGGCCGCCGCGATGATCGCCTGGAACGTCACCGAGGCGGTCCGCGACGGCAAGCCGACCGCGGTCGGTGCCGCCTCCGGTGTCGTCGCCGGGCTGGTCGCGATCACCCCGGCCTGCGCCAACCTCAGCCCGGTCGGCTCGCTGGTCCTGGGCATCGTGGCCGGTGTCGGGTCCTGCCTGGCGATCGGCCTGAAGTACCGCTTCGGCTACGACGACGCCCTCGACGTGGTCGGGGTCCACCTGGTGGCCGGCCTCATCGGCACCGTCGCGCTGGGCTTCCTGGCGCTGCCGGTCGACGGCGCCGGTGGCGGCCTGTTCTACGGCGGCGGGGCCGACCAGCTGGTCGCCCAGGTCGCGGCCACCGTCGTCACGCTCGTCTTCACCGGGGTGCTCACCCTGGTGATCGCGCTGGCGATCAGCAAGACCATCGGGTTCCGGGTCTCCGCCGAGGACGAGGCCCGCGGGGTCGACCTGTCCGAGCACCGCGAGGTCGCCTACGTCTTCACCGACGACGCCCCGGTGGAGCAGGACTACCTGGCCGGGGTCGCCCGGGACGTGGGCGCCGAGGAGGGCAAGCCCGTCTCCGTCTGA
- a CDS encoding o-succinylbenzoate synthase gives MPSAATPAPSPEELVAAATVVSLPMRVRFRGVLEREAVLLHGPLAWAEFAPFPEYADEEAARWLAAAVEAGWAGWPEPVRDRVPVNATVPAVGPDRVGEVLARYDGCTTAKVKVAERGQELADDMARVAEVRAVLGPAARIRVDANGGWTPDQAREALTRLSAYGLEYAEQPCADVPGLARLRRDLARDGVDVPVAADESIRRSEDPLRVAREGAADLVVVKVPPLGGVAAALRIVADCGLPAVVSSALDTSVGMAAGVALAAALPALEHACGLGTVELLARDVATPSLVPVAGSISVADALQTVRGDLVPGLTAGGGGDLAAGPERRAWWLDRLARCAALLPRA, from the coding sequence ATGCCGTCCGCCGCCACCCCCGCACCCTCGCCCGAGGAACTGGTCGCCGCCGCGACGGTGGTGTCGCTGCCGATGCGGGTCCGCTTCCGCGGGGTGCTGGAACGGGAAGCGGTGCTGCTGCACGGCCCGCTGGCCTGGGCCGAGTTCGCCCCGTTCCCGGAGTACGCCGACGAGGAGGCGGCCCGCTGGCTGGCGGCAGCCGTCGAGGCGGGGTGGGCCGGGTGGCCCGAGCCGGTCCGCGACCGGGTGCCGGTCAACGCCACGGTGCCGGCCGTCGGACCCGACCGGGTGGGGGAGGTGCTGGCCCGGTACGACGGGTGCACCACCGCCAAGGTGAAGGTCGCCGAGCGCGGGCAGGAGCTGGCCGACGACATGGCCCGGGTCGCCGAGGTCCGGGCCGTGCTGGGGCCGGCCGCCCGGATCCGGGTCGATGCCAACGGCGGCTGGACCCCGGACCAGGCGAGGGAGGCGCTGACCCGGCTGTCGGCATACGGGTTGGAGTATGCGGAGCAGCCCTGCGCGGACGTGCCCGGCCTCGCGCGACTGCGGCGCGACCTGGCCCGCGACGGCGTGGACGTGCCGGTCGCGGCCGACGAGTCGATCCGGCGTAGCGAGGACCCGCTCCGGGTGGCCCGGGAGGGCGCGGCCGACCTCGTCGTGGTGAAGGTGCCGCCGCTGGGCGGTGTCGCCGCGGCGCTGCGGATCGTGGCCGACTGCGGTCTGCCGGCCGTGGTCTCCAGTGCCCTGGACACCTCGGTGGGGATGGCGGCCGGCGTGGCCCTGGCCGCCGCACTGCCCGCCCTGGAACACGCCTGCGGGCTCGGCACGGTCGAGTTGCTCGCCCGTGACGTCGCGACACCCTCGCTGGTGCCCGTCGCCGGCTCGATCTCCGTGGCCGACGCCCTGCAGACGGTCCGTGGCGACCTGGTGCCCGGGCTCACGGCCGGCGGGGGAGGCGATCTCGCGGCCGGCCCCGAGCGCCGTGCCTGGTGGCTGGACCGGCTCGCCCGCTGCGCGGCCCTCCTCCCGCGCGCCTAG
- a CDS encoding VOC family protein — translation MALKWYTVVVDCHDPRAQARWWARVLDYQVVHEADDEVVLVPGWLDEDTWQEIPWERRSQGLVFVPVPEGKQVKNRLHIDLAPHTSQDRDAEIARLEELGATRVDVGQEESVTWTVLADPEGNEFCVLSSRDG, via the coding sequence ATGGCTCTCAAGTGGTACACGGTCGTCGTCGATTGTCACGATCCGCGGGCGCAGGCGCGCTGGTGGGCGCGGGTGCTGGACTACCAGGTGGTGCACGAGGCGGACGACGAGGTGGTCCTCGTCCCCGGCTGGCTGGACGAGGACACCTGGCAGGAGATCCCGTGGGAACGGCGCAGCCAGGGGCTGGTCTTCGTCCCGGTGCCCGAGGGCAAGCAGGTGAAGAACCGGCTGCACATCGACCTGGCCCCGCACACCAGCCAGGACCGCGACGCCGAGATCGCCCGGCTCGAGGAGCTCGGGGCCACCCGGGTCGACGTGGGCCAGGAGGAGTCCGTCACCTGGACCGTGCTGGCCGACCCCGAGGGCAACGAGTTCTGCGTGCTGTCCTCCCGCGACGGCTGA
- a CDS encoding 1,4-dihydroxy-2-naphthoyl-CoA synthase yields MSTEETPTDRPTGQQVSATFDPAAWQEVPGFEFTDITYHRATGEGAGSGVVRIAFDRPEVRNAFRPHTVDELYRALDHARMSPDVGVVLLTGNGPSTKDGGWAFCSGGDQRIRGRSGYQYAEGETADTVDQARVKAAGGRLHILEVQRLIRTMPKVVIAVVNGWAAGGGHSLHVVCDLTIASREHARFKQTDADVGSFDAGYGSAYLARMVGQKFAREIFFLGRTYDAEAMHRMGAVNLVFDHADLERESLAVAREILGKSPTAQRMLKFAFNLVDDGMMGQQVFAGEATRLGYMTDEAVEGRDSFLEKRTPDWSGFPWYF; encoded by the coding sequence GTGAGCACCGAGGAAACCCCCACCGACCGCCCTACCGGACAGCAGGTGTCCGCAACCTTCGACCCCGCCGCCTGGCAGGAGGTGCCCGGCTTCGAGTTCACCGACATCACCTACCACCGGGCGACCGGGGAGGGCGCCGGGTCGGGGGTGGTCCGGATCGCGTTCGACCGGCCTGAGGTGCGCAACGCCTTCCGCCCGCACACCGTCGACGAGCTCTACCGGGCCCTGGACCACGCCCGGATGAGCCCGGACGTGGGCGTCGTGCTGCTCACCGGCAACGGGCCGAGCACCAAGGACGGCGGCTGGGCGTTCTGCTCCGGCGGGGACCAGCGGATCCGGGGCCGCTCGGGTTATCAGTATGCCGAGGGAGAGACCGCGGACACCGTCGACCAGGCGCGGGTCAAGGCGGCCGGGGGCCGGTTGCACATCCTGGAGGTGCAGCGCCTGATCCGGACCATGCCCAAGGTCGTCATCGCCGTCGTCAACGGGTGGGCCGCCGGGGGCGGGCACTCCCTGCACGTGGTGTGCGACCTGACCATCGCCTCCCGCGAGCACGCCCGATTCAAGCAGACCGACGCCGACGTGGGCAGTTTCGACGCCGGATACGGCTCTGCCTACCTGGCCCGGATGGTCGGGCAGAAGTTCGCCCGCGAGATCTTCTTCCTGGGCCGCACCTACGACGCCGAGGCGATGCACCGGATGGGCGCGGTGAACCTGGTGTTCGACCACGCCGACCTGGAGCGCGAGTCCCTGGCGGTGGCCCGGGAGATCCTCGGCAAGTCCCCCACCGCCCAGCGGATGCTGAAGTTCGCCTTCAACCTGGTCGACGACGGGATGATGGGTCAGCAGGTGTTCGCCGGTGAGGCGACCCGGTTGGGCTACATGACCGACGAGGCCGTGGAAGGCCGCGATTCTTTCCTGGAGAAGCGCACCCCCGACTGGTCCGGCTTTCCCTGGTATTTCTGA
- the menE gene encoding o-succinylbenzoate--CoA ligase: protein MDLPAPLAVGPGIPLGPVLTAISERLTTGGPPLLPRPVGTEPPEQLTPAERTDPLLAGAAAVLATSGSSGTPRRVALPAASLRASGSATAQRLGGPGQWLLALPAHHVAGFQVLARSAQAGTVPVVLPPGPFTATAFSAASARLDPGVRHYTSLVPTQLSRVLEDPGAAAALASFDAVLIGGAALPDPTREALTAHRVPVVTTYGMTETCGGCVYDGSPLPGMRVALEADGRIRLGGAAVAAGYLGMPELTAQRFVTDEDGVRWFRTDDLGELDPATGRLRVLGRIDDVINTGGLKVAPADVESALLGLPEVRAAVVLGIPDPEWGQRVAAAVVLRDAPPAGAAADADLTAAVRQALRGRLPGHVLPRQVVRVGELPLLASGKPDRVALRALLARGSGRIGGQPRS from the coding sequence GTGGACCTGCCCGCCCCGCTCGCCGTCGGCCCCGGCATCCCCCTCGGGCCGGTGCTCACCGCGATCTCCGAACGCCTGACGACGGGCGGCCCGCCCCTGCTCCCCCGACCCGTGGGGACGGAGCCCCCGGAGCAGCTCACCCCCGCTGAACGGACGGATCCCCTCCTGGCCGGTGCCGCGGCCGTGCTGGCCACCTCCGGCTCCAGCGGCACGCCGCGGCGCGTCGCCCTCCCCGCCGCGTCGTTGCGGGCCTCGGGCTCGGCGACGGCGCAGCGGCTCGGGGGCCCGGGGCAGTGGCTGCTGGCCCTGCCCGCCCACCACGTCGCCGGATTCCAGGTGCTGGCCCGCTCCGCCCAGGCCGGCACGGTGCCGGTCGTCCTGCCGCCCGGGCCGTTCACCGCCACGGCATTCTCGGCGGCGTCGGCGCGCCTCGACCCAGGCGTCCGCCACTACACCTCGCTGGTGCCCACCCAGCTCTCCCGGGTGCTGGAGGACCCGGGAGCCGCTGCGGCGCTGGCCTCCTTCGACGCCGTCCTGATCGGCGGGGCGGCCCTGCCCGACCCGACCCGGGAGGCCCTGACGGCCCACCGCGTGCCGGTCGTGACGACATACGGGATGACCGAGACCTGCGGCGGCTGCGTCTACGACGGCAGTCCACTGCCGGGCATGCGGGTGGCGCTGGAGGCCGACGGACGGATCCGGCTGGGCGGCGCCGCCGTCGCGGCCGGGTACCTCGGGATGCCGGAGCTCACCGCGCAACGCTTTGTCACCGACGAGGACGGGGTGCGCTGGTTCCGCACCGACGACCTGGGCGAGCTGGACCCGGCCACCGGGCGGCTGCGGGTGCTGGGGCGGATCGACGACGTGATCAACACCGGGGGCCTCAAGGTTGCGCCCGCCGACGTGGAGTCGGCGCTGCTGGGGCTGCCGGAGGTCCGGGCCGCCGTCGTCCTGGGGATCCCGGACCCGGAGTGGGGTCAGCGGGTCGCGGCCGCCGTGGTGCTGCGGGACGCACCCCCGGCCGGGGCAGCGGCCGACGCAGACCTGACCGCGGCTGTCCGCCAGGCGTTGCGGGGCCGTCTGCCGGGTCACGTCCTGCCCCGGCAGGTCGTCCGGGTCGGGGAGCTCCCGCTGCTGGCCTCCGGCAAGCCGGACCGGGTCGCCCTGCGTGCACTATTGGCCCGCGGAAGTGGCAGAATAGGAGGTCAACCCCGGTCCTGA
- a CDS encoding PLD nuclease N-terminal domain-containing protein, which yields MPRVILAVLVLAFSIYTAVDAIQTEDDKIRNLPKVVWVVVCLFFPIAGGLTWFIAGRPRESLLRRQPPPGPRGPDDDPDFLRGI from the coding sequence GTGCCCAGAGTCATCCTGGCCGTGCTGGTGCTGGCCTTCTCGATCTACACCGCGGTGGACGCGATCCAGACCGAGGACGACAAGATCCGCAACCTGCCCAAGGTCGTGTGGGTCGTGGTCTGCCTGTTCTTCCCGATCGCCGGCGGCCTGACCTGGTTCATCGCCGGACGCCCCCGCGAGTCGCTGCTGCGCCGGCAGCCGCCCCCCGGCCCCCGCGGGCCCGACGACGACCCCGACTTCCTGCGGGGGATCTGA